The genome window GCGGAAGCCTGCGCTTCCATTCCCGGTGCTACTATCGACCCGACGAGCACAGCCCGACCGAGACCTGGCCGGCCATGGTCGCCGCCGTCACCGATCTCGCCGACAGGATCACCGGCGCGCATCGGACCTGGCTCGCGCCCGACGGTTCAGGCAAGGCGCCGATCGACATCCAGCGCAAGGCGATGGGCGACCTTCTTGGGCACACGGTCCGCTTCGGGCTCTCCAGCGACGTGCTGGCGGCCGGCGAAGGGATCGAAAGCGTGCTATCGGCCCGTGAGGTCATGCCCGGCATGTCGGCGGCGGCGGCACTCTCCGCGGCGCACCTCGCTGCCATCCAGTTCCACGATGCACTGCGCCGGCTCTATGTCGTCCGCGACAATGATCGCGCCGGAGACGGTGCGAGGAACACGCTGATCGAACGGGCGAACGGCGTCGGGGTCGAAGCGATTACCCTGTCACCCATGCTCGGGGACTTCAACGAGGATCTCCGCACCTACGGTCGTGACGCGCTGATGGCGCATATCCGGGTGCAGCTCGCCCCGCAGGACGTCGCCCGCTTCATGCTGCTGGCGGCATAGATCGGCGGCTGAACGGCGGCGGCGCGCGGCCGCCATTATGCTCGCACGGATGCACGGTCCCTTGGAGAGGACCGCGCCTCGGCCTTCGAGAGGGCGATCGGCCCACAAGCGGTTCGGACAGGCAATGCCTACGGCCAGCTATTTTCCGGCGGCGGCCGAGGCCGCCTTTCCATCGCGAAACAAAATAGCCGGCCTCCGCCATCCTCCGCCTTGCTCCGGCCCGGCGCGCGCGCCGGGTGCAGGTCCGCTCCGCCCGTGGGCTCCGTCGCCATGAAGGCCGCGACGGTCGCGGTCCAACCAAGGGAGCATCCCATGAGCGAGCACGACGACTACGAACCCCACCACGAATCGTCACCCACCGATCACGTCCTCAACGAACTCCAGCTCCACGGCTACCGCCCCTTCGCCGACGAGCCGGACCAGCGTTTCCTGCCAGACGGCAATCAGGTCGCGGGCGCAATCGCCGACATCTTCGACGCCCTGATCTCGACCCTGGAAGACACCCGCCTCGAACCCGACCTCGACGATCTCCTCTGGTCGACAGTCAACGTCTTCCACCGCGCCACCGAACGGATCGCGCGCGAACTCGACGACAACGAGCAGGCGCAAAAACGCTCGCAGCGGCAGCAGGACGGCAGCGAGGTGAAGTCGGTCGAACTCGAGCGCCAGATCGCCGAGGGCAAGACTCTCATCGAACGGCAGAACGCTTTCGAGCTGATGCGCGACCAGGCCGCCGAGCACTACGAACGCCAGATCGGCAAGCCGTGGCTCCCTCGCACCGGCTCAAAGGTCAACCATCGCAACCTCACCTCGGCGATGATCGACAGCCGCGACTTCCTGATGGCCCGCAAACGCGCCGAACAGGAAGTCCTTCTTCCGCCCGGCCCGAAGATCGTCGTCACCGGCGGACTGGACTTCAATGACCATCGGCTGATCTGGGCCAAACTCGATCAGGTCCACGAAAAGCACCCCGACATGGTGCTGATCCACGGCAAATCCCCGAAGGGCGCCGAAAAGATCGCCTCTCTCTGGGCGAAGAACCGCAATGTCCCGCAGATCGGCTTTGCACCCGACTGGACGAAGCATGGCCGCGCAGCGCCGTTCAAACGTAACGACGCAATGCTCGACATCGTGCCGAAGGGCGTGGTGCACTTCCCCGGCACGGGCATCAACGACAACCTCGCCGACAAGGCGAAGAAGCTCGGCATCCCGGTTTGGAAATTCGGCGGCGCGTGAGCGCCGCCGCTTCACATCACGAGGCACTTTCCGACATAGTGATCATACGATGTATGATCTTGATTCGAGTGTAGAACTATTACTTCAACCCGCCGCAGCGTTGTCCAAAGGCGATGATAACATCTGGCGGCGGCATCATTTCGTCTGGAAGCAACCAGAGACCTGGGTGCCTCAGCTTACTGCTTGGCTGCTTCCTCACTTTCGAAGAGATGGCTTCAGGCGACTAAAGCCCGGCCGCTTTTGCGACCTATGCTGGGACGATTTCGAGTGGCGCGATGTGCTTGGACGCTGCCTGCTCGCCGATATCGATTATCATACCGATCAGCTCGCGGACGTGTTGGATCGTGCAACGCTGCGGACCTACCATGGTTGCCGAACGGATGATGCCGGCAGCTACTTCCGCGAAGGGCTTCTTGTTCACGATCGCGCTCATATGACCGCAAGACTGCGCTCGATCGTTGAGCAGAATCAGGAA of uncultured Alphaproteobacteria bacterium contains these proteins:
- a CDS encoding conserved hypothetical protein (Evidence 4 : Homologs of previously reported genes of unknown function), with translation MARHDASDLASRLGRQAEAVCKRYLAAGRRQGNYWQVGDVRNTPGKSMFVRLKDTAKGPAGKWTDAATGEHGDLLDVIRESLGLIDFADVAEEARLFLSMPPDPEPQLRQHARTPAPSGSAEAARRLVAMCQPIGGTLVEAYLHGRGITALHGCGSLRFHSRCYYRPDEHSPTETWPAMVAAVTDLADRITGAHRTWLAPDGSGKAPIDIQRKAMGDLLGHTVRFGLSSDVLAAGEGIESVLSAREVMPGMSAAAALSAAHLAAIQFHDALRRLYVVRDNDRAGDGARNTLIERANGVGVEAITLSPMLGDFNEDLRTYGRDALMAHIRVQLAPQDVARFMLLAA
- a CDS encoding conserved hypothetical protein (Evidence 4 : Homologs of previously reported genes of unknown function); the protein is MSEHDDYEPHHESSPTDHVLNELQLHGYRPFADEPDQRFLPDGNQVAGAIADIFDALISTLEDTRLEPDLDDLLWSTVNVFHRATERIARELDDNEQAQKRSQRQQDGSEVKSVELERQIAEGKTLIERQNAFELMRDQAAEHYERQIGKPWLPRTGSKVNHRNLTSAMIDSRDFLMARKRAEQEVLLPPGPKIVVTGGLDFNDHRLIWAKLDQVHEKHPDMVLIHGKSPKGAEKIASLWAKNRNVPQIGFAPDWTKHGRAAPFKRNDAMLDIVPKGVVHFPGTGINDNLADKAKKLGIPVWKFGGA